From the genome of Amycolatopsis sp. NBC_01488, one region includes:
- a CDS encoding TetR/AcrR family transcriptional regulator: MNETRERILDVALDVLGEDPDAGMGDIASAAGVVRRTVYGHFPSRLDLVRTLTERAVTEMTSVLTDVTASDAEADTAWVDFIARVWPVAHRYRVLLALRRGEYGEAIHGLLGPLDELLADLVKRGQDSDVFAQHLPSDMLSQVAYGVVFAIADSDLSNGTVGARAATITSLLMLGVPEPRAIALVGDRP; this comes from the coding sequence ATGAACGAGACACGCGAGCGCATCCTCGACGTCGCCCTCGATGTGCTGGGCGAAGACCCCGACGCCGGGATGGGCGACATCGCCTCCGCTGCCGGCGTCGTCCGTCGCACGGTCTACGGCCATTTCCCCTCGCGCCTCGACCTGGTTCGGACACTGACTGAACGGGCCGTCACCGAGATGACATCCGTGCTCACCGACGTCACCGCCTCCGACGCGGAAGCGGACACGGCGTGGGTCGACTTCATCGCCCGGGTCTGGCCGGTGGCGCACCGGTACCGGGTGCTGTTGGCGCTGCGCCGTGGCGAGTACGGCGAGGCGATCCACGGCCTGCTCGGGCCACTCGACGAGCTCCTCGCCGACCTCGTGAAACGGGGCCAGGACAGCGACGTGTTCGCCCAGCACCTGCCGTCGGACATGCTGAGCCAGGTCGCCTACGGCGTCGTGTTCGCCATCGCGGACAGCGACCTGTCGAACGGGACCGTCGGCGCGCGGGCCGCGACGATCACGAGCCTGCTGATGCTGGGCGTGCCCGAGCCACGCGCAATCGCTCTCGTGGGCGACCGGCCCTGA
- a CDS encoding ABC transporter ATP-binding protein, whose protein sequence is MITARDLTKRYGDTTAVNGLSFDIKPGVVTGFLGPNGAGKSTTMRMILGLDAPSGGSVTVNGKAYRDLPAPMREVGALLDAKAVHGARTAYRHLQWVAQAGGIPRKRVDEVLDTVGLTDVAGKKVGNFSLGMYQRLGIATALLGDPPTLLFDEPVNGLDPEGIYWIRTLMQDLAAEGRTVFVSSHLMNEMEETAAHVIVIGRGELIADMPIADFTQRSARSHVHVVSPKAAELAEALERAGGKVTKLDDGSLNVVGLDAPEIGDLALERRLGLHELTPVRASLEAAFMDLTKDSVQYRSHSGAPPEEHKVLETVRALASEGTE, encoded by the coding sequence TTGATCACAGCACGAGATCTGACGAAGCGATACGGGGACACGACGGCCGTCAACGGCCTGTCGTTCGACATCAAGCCCGGCGTCGTGACCGGTTTCCTGGGGCCCAACGGGGCCGGCAAGTCGACCACGATGCGGATGATCCTCGGCCTGGACGCCCCCAGCGGCGGCTCGGTCACGGTGAACGGCAAGGCCTACCGCGACCTGCCCGCGCCGATGCGCGAGGTCGGCGCGTTGCTCGACGCGAAGGCCGTCCACGGCGCGCGCACGGCGTACCGGCACCTGCAGTGGGTGGCGCAGGCCGGCGGCATTCCACGCAAGCGGGTCGACGAGGTGCTCGACACCGTCGGCCTCACCGACGTCGCGGGCAAGAAGGTCGGCAACTTCTCGCTCGGCATGTACCAGCGGCTCGGCATCGCCACGGCCCTGCTGGGCGATCCGCCGACGCTGCTGTTCGACGAGCCGGTGAACGGCCTCGACCCCGAGGGCATCTACTGGATCCGGACGCTGATGCAGGACCTCGCCGCCGAGGGGCGGACGGTCTTCGTGTCCAGCCACCTGATGAACGAGATGGAAGAGACCGCCGCGCACGTCATCGTGATCGGCCGCGGCGAGCTCATCGCCGACATGCCGATCGCCGACTTCACCCAGCGCAGCGCGCGCAGCCACGTCCACGTGGTTTCGCCGAAGGCCGCCGAGCTCGCCGAAGCACTCGAACGGGCGGGCGGCAAGGTGACGAAGCTGGACGACGGCTCGCTCAACGTCGTCGGCCTGGACGCGCCGGAGATCGGCGACCTCGCACTGGAGCGCCGGCTCGGGCTGCACGAGCTGACGCCGGTCCGCGCCAGCCTCGAGGCCGCGTTCATGGACCTCACCAAGGACAGCGTGCAGTACCGGTCGCACAGCGGCGCACCGCCGGAGGAGCACAAGGTACTCGAGACGGTGCGGGCGCTCGCGTCGGAAGGGACTGAATAA
- a CDS encoding AraC family transcriptional regulator — MLRARDTMDRDYAKPLDVPALARVAHVSATHFIRTFRVTFGETPHRYLQRRRVERAMFLLRSCDRSVTDICLEVGFTSLGTFSRTFRDIVGEPPTAYRRRGPLADVPTCFAMAWMRPRDDRFG, encoded by the coding sequence ATGCTGCGGGCCCGGGACACCATGGACCGGGACTACGCCAAGCCGTTGGACGTGCCCGCACTGGCGCGGGTCGCGCACGTCTCGGCGACGCACTTCATCCGGACCTTCCGGGTCACCTTCGGGGAGACGCCGCACCGCTACCTGCAACGGCGACGGGTCGAGCGGGCCATGTTCCTGCTGCGCTCGTGCGACCGGAGCGTCACCGACATCTGCCTGGAGGTCGGCTTCACCAGCCTCGGCACCTTCAGCAGGACCTTCCGGGACATCGTCGGCGAACCGCCGACGGCCTACCGGCGGCGCGGGCCGCTGGCGGACGTGCCGACCTGCTTCGCCATGGCGTGGATGCGGCCACGGGACGATCGTTTCGGATAA
- a CDS encoding beta-1,3-glucanase family protein, with the protein MLSRRTFVTAGLAAAVTSAPLWSTGTAPSARAATALPLTLKNNSGSGTVYAYVSGADTSGWPGFVTADGQFHRLPNPSSPVTPIPDYAIPLGGSGSQVTVTLRDYVIGGRVWFSADKKIQFFVNPGPGLVQPGFTSSDPNWQTNWTFCEFTYNSANLYANISYVDMVALPVSMATTGAAGAQSVSPLPDGALAAIADGLRAQHNTDGAPWDRLVVTDASGKVVRVLAPGHSPVDFGGYWTNYLNAVWDHYRSTPLTINGQGSIGAYTGTVSGDTIVFAGLNTNGVPFTKPSAIDIFGCASGPLYNSGGDARGAIAARLAAALNRSSLLVAGGNNQPDGVAPAQYYKDATTNHYARLVHQNASIGYAFPYDDVGPTGAQPVDGHLQDPAPTSWTVALGPGAGGGTTPPPGGGTSAYSTIQAESYSAQSGTQNEACSEGGTDVGWIAGGDWLKYAGLDFGSSSPAQFVARLASGAAAGVSGAILARLDSTTGPVIAEIDFANNGGWQQWQTVPANIVRSATGVHDVYLTFGGGSADFVNINWFTFTR; encoded by the coding sequence ATGTTGTCCAGGCGTACCTTCGTCACGGCGGGCCTCGCGGCCGCCGTGACCAGCGCGCCACTGTGGTCCACCGGCACCGCGCCGAGCGCGCGGGCCGCGACGGCCCTGCCGTTGACGCTGAAGAACAATTCCGGCAGCGGCACCGTCTACGCCTACGTCAGCGGCGCGGACACGTCGGGCTGGCCCGGCTTCGTGACGGCCGACGGCCAGTTCCACCGCCTGCCCAACCCGTCCTCGCCGGTGACGCCGATCCCGGACTACGCCATCCCGCTGGGCGGCTCGGGGTCCCAGGTCACCGTGACCCTGCGCGACTACGTCATCGGCGGCCGGGTGTGGTTCTCGGCGGACAAGAAGATCCAGTTCTTCGTCAACCCGGGCCCCGGCCTCGTGCAGCCCGGCTTCACCAGCTCGGACCCGAACTGGCAGACGAACTGGACGTTCTGCGAGTTCACCTACAACAGCGCGAACCTGTATGCGAACATCAGCTACGTCGACATGGTGGCGCTGCCGGTGTCGATGGCCACCACGGGCGCGGCGGGCGCGCAGTCGGTCAGCCCGCTGCCGGACGGCGCGCTCGCGGCCATCGCGGACGGGCTCCGAGCGCAGCACAACACCGACGGGGCGCCGTGGGACCGGCTGGTCGTCACCGACGCGTCCGGCAAGGTGGTGCGGGTGCTCGCCCCCGGCCACTCCCCGGTCGACTTCGGGGGCTACTGGACGAACTACCTGAACGCCGTCTGGGACCACTACCGCTCGACGCCGCTGACGATCAACGGCCAGGGCAGCATCGGCGCGTACACGGGCACGGTCAGCGGCGACACGATCGTGTTCGCCGGCCTGAACACCAACGGCGTCCCGTTCACCAAGCCGAGCGCGATCGACATCTTCGGCTGCGCGAGCGGCCCGCTGTACAACTCGGGTGGCGACGCCCGCGGCGCGATCGCCGCCCGCCTCGCGGCGGCCCTCAACCGCAGCAGCCTCCTGGTCGCCGGCGGCAACAACCAGCCCGACGGCGTCGCGCCCGCCCAGTACTACAAGGACGCGACCACGAACCACTACGCCCGCCTGGTCCACCAGAACGCGTCGATCGGCTACGCCTTCCCGTACGACGACGTCGGCCCGACGGGCGCCCAGCCGGTGGACGGCCACCTCCAGGACCCGGCCCCGACGTCCTGGACGGTCGCACTGGGCCCGGGCGCGGGCGGCGGCACGACACCCCCGCCCGGCGGCGGCACGAGCGCGTACTCGACGATCCAGGCCGAGTCGTACAGCGCCCAGAGCGGCACGCAGAACGAAGCCTGCAGCGAAGGCGGCACGGACGTCGGCTGGATCGCGGGCGGCGACTGGCTGAAGTACGCCGGCCTCGACTTCGGCTCCAGCTCGCCGGCCCAGTTCGTCGCCCGCCTGGCCTCCGGCGCGGCGGCGGGCGTGAGCGGCGCGATCCTGGCGCGTCTCGACAGCACGACGGGCCCGGTGATCGCGGAGATCGACTTCGCCAACAACGGCGGCTGGCAGCAGTGGCAAACGGTCCCGGCGAACATCGTGAGATCGGCAACGGGCGTCCACGACGTGTACCTGACGTTCGGCGGCGGCTCGGCGGACTTCGTGAACATCAACTGGTTCACGTTCACGCGCTGA
- a CDS encoding DinB family protein: MPASAVPPLAGEDHTCAGCGISYATLTIESARAIIGSLPGAAGAVVEHAPRELRQRPAPDRWSALEYLVHLRDVCVTYTIRVHRARTEDRPVLEPMLNDLRARRFRYNDRGIEGVRDELAACAAGLGDEIDRLTPPDFDRTVTRLAGEHRTARWLVRQAAHEVTHHLDDIRRCLAEPSRAN, from the coding sequence GTGCCCGCCTCCGCTGTCCCGCCGCTCGCCGGCGAGGACCACACCTGCGCCGGGTGCGGGATCTCCTACGCCACGCTCACGATCGAGTCGGCCCGCGCGATCATCGGGTCACTGCCCGGCGCGGCGGGTGCCGTGGTCGAGCACGCGCCGCGGGAGCTGCGGCAGCGGCCGGCGCCGGACCGCTGGTCGGCGCTGGAATACCTCGTCCACCTGCGCGACGTCTGCGTCACCTACACGATCCGGGTGCACCGCGCCCGCACCGAGGACCGGCCCGTTCTCGAGCCGATGCTCAACGACCTGCGCGCACGACGCTTTCGCTACAACGACCGCGGCATCGAGGGCGTGCGCGACGAGCTCGCGGCCTGCGCCGCCGGGCTCGGCGACGAGATCGACCGGCTCACCCCACCGGACTTCGACCGCACGGTGACCCGCCTCGCGGGCGAACACCGCACGGCTCGGTGGCTGGTCCGGCAAGCCGCCCACGAGGTCACGCACCACCTCGACGACATCCGGCGTTGCCTGGCCGAACCGAGTCGAGCGAACTGA
- a CDS encoding macrolide family glycosyltransferase produces the protein MDVSGGHVAFFGFPGFGHLRPTLPVVRELLSRGHDVSYVVAERFAGVVAETGARVLTYPSAFPESMPDVHTADDLAEVLAHYLDEAYAPLATAWPAFADRPVDLVVQDVLSTDVGALVARRAGCGVVRLFAGFGGNDEVPLNGSETELAGPPLDPAHPALAACGERVTALLGKFGLDTPPDFPPGGGEVVANLVFVPRAFQPRAECFGDEFVFVGPTGDDGEAAEGWAAPGDAPVVLVSLGTSSNSNPGFFTACGRAFAGTGWRVVMTTAGHVGDDVAAAMPDNVELHSWLDHRAVLPHTDVVVCQAGTGSLMDAFGHGVPVVAVPQRPEARVTAQNVERLGLGRALLDDVTGDDVRDAVLAVAADAAVAAEVARMRAAIKASGGAKRAADVLERAVRAGDGEPA, from the coding sequence GTGGACGTCTCCGGCGGGCATGTCGCCTTCTTCGGTTTTCCGGGCTTCGGTCACCTCCGGCCGACGCTGCCCGTCGTGCGCGAGCTGCTTTCGCGCGGGCACGACGTGTCGTACGTCGTCGCCGAGCGCTTCGCCGGCGTGGTCGCCGAGACCGGCGCGAGAGTGCTGACCTACCCGTCGGCGTTCCCGGAGTCGATGCCGGACGTGCACACCGCCGACGACCTCGCCGAGGTCCTCGCGCACTACCTCGACGAGGCCTACGCGCCGCTCGCCACCGCGTGGCCGGCGTTCGCGGACCGCCCGGTGGACCTCGTGGTCCAGGACGTGCTGAGCACCGACGTCGGCGCGCTGGTCGCGCGGCGTGCCGGCTGTGGGGTCGTCCGGCTCTTCGCCGGCTTCGGCGGCAACGACGAGGTTCCGCTCAACGGCAGCGAAACCGAGCTGGCCGGCCCGCCGCTCGATCCGGCGCACCCCGCGCTGGCGGCGTGCGGCGAACGCGTCACCGCGCTGCTCGGGAAGTTCGGTTTGGACACTCCGCCGGACTTCCCGCCCGGGGGCGGCGAGGTCGTGGCGAACCTCGTGTTCGTGCCGCGCGCCTTCCAGCCCCGTGCCGAGTGCTTCGGCGACGAGTTCGTGTTCGTCGGCCCGACCGGTGACGACGGCGAAGCCGCCGAAGGCTGGGCGGCGCCGGGTGACGCGCCCGTGGTGCTCGTGTCGCTGGGCACCTCGTCCAACAGCAACCCGGGCTTCTTCACCGCCTGCGGGCGGGCGTTCGCCGGCACCGGCTGGCGGGTCGTGATGACCACCGCCGGGCACGTCGGCGACGACGTCGCGGCGGCCATGCCGGACAACGTCGAGCTGCACTCCTGGCTCGACCACCGCGCGGTCCTGCCGCACACCGACGTCGTCGTCTGCCAGGCGGGGACGGGGTCCCTGATGGACGCGTTCGGCCACGGCGTACCCGTGGTCGCCGTGCCGCAGCGGCCGGAGGCGCGGGTGACGGCGCAGAACGTCGAGCGGCTGGGCCTGGGCCGCGCGCTGCTCGACGACGTGACCGGCGACGACGTGCGCGACGCCGTCCTGGCCGTCGCCGCCGACGCGGCCGTGGCGGCCGAGGTCGCCCGGATGCGCGCGGCCATCAAGGCGTCCGGCGGCGCGAAACGGGCGGCGGACGTGCTCGAACGCGCCGTGCGGGCCGGCGACGGAGAACCGGCATGA
- a CDS encoding NDP-hexose 2,3-dehydratase family protein, with protein MERHTGTGLLRKPDVTLPHRLAKSAAATDGVATPNAVVEKWIADRNLAHRHEVRRIEFGELRQWGFDPGSGNLRHDSGRFFGVEGLEVDTDHGPVTHWSQPIINQPEIGILGILVKEIDGVLHCLMQAKSEPGNVNGVQISPTVQATKSNYTRVHGGRPVPYLDHFRDPDPETVLADVLQSEQGSWFYRKRNRNMIVEAAGFPGEDELPDDFRWLTLGQLHELLKQDNLVNMDARTVLSCMPAGLEGFEADAGTDLAAAVARSSALYSGSLHTRTEVLSWITSRQAQHVVRTSPLPLREVANWVRTPASISHELGLFFSIIAVDITTNGREVAQWTQPLVRPHGAGVVALLVKRVDGVLHALLNARVEPGYLDVVELAPTVQCTPDNYVLTPPADRPPFLDTVLGRRDDQVLFSAQLSEEGGRFHHAYSDYQIIEVPADFPDAGLPDFRWLTLNQLNELLRHSHYVNVQARSLIACLRGLR; from the coding sequence ATGGAGCGTCACACTGGAACCGGCTTGCTCCGCAAACCGGACGTGACGTTGCCACACCGGCTGGCGAAGTCGGCGGCCGCCACCGACGGCGTCGCGACCCCGAACGCTGTCGTCGAGAAGTGGATCGCGGACCGCAACCTCGCCCACCGCCACGAAGTGCGCCGGATCGAGTTCGGCGAGCTGCGGCAGTGGGGGTTCGACCCCGGCTCCGGGAACCTGCGCCACGACAGCGGCCGCTTCTTCGGCGTCGAAGGGCTCGAGGTCGACACCGACCACGGCCCGGTCACGCACTGGTCGCAGCCGATCATCAACCAGCCGGAGATCGGCATCCTCGGCATCCTCGTCAAGGAGATCGACGGCGTCCTGCACTGCCTGATGCAGGCGAAGTCGGAACCGGGCAACGTCAACGGCGTCCAGATTTCGCCGACGGTCCAGGCGACCAAGAGCAACTACACCCGCGTCCACGGCGGGAGGCCCGTCCCCTACCTGGACCACTTCCGCGACCCGGACCCGGAGACCGTGCTCGCCGACGTCCTGCAGTCCGAGCAGGGTTCCTGGTTCTACCGCAAGCGCAACCGGAACATGATCGTCGAGGCCGCGGGGTTCCCCGGCGAGGACGAGCTGCCCGACGACTTCCGCTGGCTCACCCTCGGCCAGCTGCACGAGCTGCTCAAGCAGGACAACCTGGTCAACATGGACGCCCGCACGGTGCTGTCCTGCATGCCGGCCGGGCTCGAGGGCTTCGAGGCCGACGCCGGGACCGACCTCGCCGCGGCCGTCGCCCGGTCCTCGGCGCTGTACTCCGGCAGCCTGCACACCCGCACCGAGGTGCTCAGCTGGATCACCTCGCGCCAGGCCCAGCACGTCGTGCGCACCAGCCCGCTCCCGCTGCGCGAAGTCGCGAACTGGGTCCGGACGCCGGCATCGATCTCGCACGAGCTCGGCCTGTTCTTCAGCATCATCGCCGTCGACATCACCACGAACGGGCGTGAAGTCGCGCAGTGGACGCAACCGCTGGTCCGGCCGCACGGCGCGGGCGTGGTGGCGCTGCTCGTGAAGCGCGTCGACGGCGTGCTGCACGCGCTGCTCAACGCGCGCGTCGAGCCCGGCTACCTCGACGTGGTGGAGCTCGCGCCGACCGTGCAGTGCACCCCGGACAACTACGTGCTCACCCCGCCTGCGGACCGGCCGCCGTTCCTCGACACGGTGCTGGGCAGACGCGACGACCAAGTGCTGTTCTCCGCTCAGCTTTCCGAAGAGGGCGGCCGGTTCCACCACGCGTACAGCGACTACCAGATCATCGAGGTGCCCGCGGACTTCCCGGACGCCGGGCTGCCCGACTTCCGGTGGCTCACCCTGAACCAGCTCAACGAATTGCTGCGGCACAGCCACTACGTCAACGTGCAGGCCCGCAGCCTGATCGCCTGCCTGCGGGGCCTGCGGTGA
- a CDS encoding VOC family protein: MLNAITISQIFVLDQDEALDFYVGKLGLEVNTDADLGFMRWLTINVPGQPDREILLEKPGPPRMDEATANQVRDLLTKGAMGGSLFFGSDDCRKTYETLLAKGVEFTDEPTERPYGIDCGLRDPFGNSIRFSQPLSGS; the protein is encoded by the coding sequence ATGCTCAACGCAATCACCATTTCGCAGATCTTCGTGCTCGACCAGGACGAGGCACTCGACTTCTACGTCGGCAAGCTCGGCCTGGAGGTCAACACCGACGCCGACCTGGGCTTCATGCGGTGGCTGACGATCAACGTGCCCGGTCAGCCGGACCGCGAGATCCTGCTCGAGAAGCCCGGGCCGCCCAGGATGGACGAGGCGACGGCGAACCAGGTCCGGGACCTGCTGACGAAGGGCGCGATGGGCGGCTCGCTGTTCTTCGGCAGCGACGACTGCCGCAAGACCTACGAGACGCTGCTCGCCAAGGGCGTCGAGTTCACCGACGAGCCGACCGAGCGCCCGTACGGGATCGACTGCGGCCTGCGCGACCCGTTCGGCAACAGCATCCGGTTCAGCCAGCCGCTCTCGGGTTCCTGA
- a CDS encoding NAD-dependent epimerase/dehydratase family protein, producing the protein MEIIGNGFIAHHTRRYFGDRHPDVTLIAAGVSTVLVNDVSAFQRESTLVYDVIRRCRAAGRTVIFLSTASTGMYGADQSVGSEGGAVFPLTPYGRHKLCLEHVCALSGARWLVLRLSHIVGPGQSPHQLLPSLTRQLLAGEVTLHSGVSRDLLDVGDMMRMIDSLLTQGICDEVVNVASGRSEAIEDIVDGLEERLGTRAERKLVDMPAKRGEVRIEKLRSLVTGFDDFGIGPGYLKTLLDRNIGELADNARRHLKAAATV; encoded by the coding sequence ATGGAGATCATCGGGAACGGCTTCATCGCCCACCACACGCGCCGGTACTTCGGCGACCGGCACCCGGACGTCACCCTGATCGCGGCGGGCGTCTCGACGGTGCTCGTCAACGACGTCTCCGCGTTCCAGCGGGAGTCCACCCTGGTCTACGACGTGATCCGCCGCTGCCGCGCCGCCGGCCGCACGGTGATCTTCCTGTCCACCGCGTCGACCGGCATGTACGGCGCCGACCAGTCGGTCGGCAGCGAAGGCGGCGCGGTCTTCCCGCTCACGCCGTACGGCCGGCACAAGCTGTGCCTCGAGCACGTCTGCGCGCTGTCCGGCGCGCGGTGGCTCGTCCTGCGGCTGTCGCACATCGTCGGGCCGGGCCAGTCGCCGCACCAGCTGCTGCCGTCCCTGACGCGCCAGCTGCTCGCGGGCGAGGTCACGCTGCACTCCGGCGTCTCCCGCGACCTGCTCGACGTCGGCGACATGATGCGGATGATCGACTCGCTGCTCACCCAGGGCATCTGCGACGAGGTGGTCAACGTGGCGTCCGGGCGGTCGGAGGCCATCGAGGACATCGTGGACGGGCTGGAGGAGCGCCTCGGCACGCGAGCCGAGCGCAAGCTGGTGGACATGCCGGCCAAGCGCGGCGAGGTGCGGATCGAGAAGCTGCGGAGCCTCGTGACCGGGTTCGACGACTTCGGCATCGGCCCCGGCTACCTGAAGACGTTGCTGGACCGCAACATCGGCGAGCTGGCCGACAACGCCCGGCGGCACCTGAAGGCCGCGGCCACCGTCTGA
- a CDS encoding epoxide hydrolase family protein yields MTTPPTSALVRPFTVSIPDSEIDDLKQRLARTRWPDPETVGDWSQGVRVENARSLVGYWERGYDWRRFESELNRFPQFLTEIDGLDIHFIHVRSQHPHAMPLILTHGWPGSIVEFMKLIGPLTDPVSFGGDAADAFDVVVPSLPGFGFSQKPTETGWTVSRIASAWAELMKRLGYSRWAAQGGDWGAVVTTTLGAMQPEGLLGIHLNTQYAFPAQMPDTLSPEQRHAVETLAHYTGDLGGSNHLQGTKPETVGFALADSPAGQAAWIYEKFQSKTDNHGLAEDALSRDDMLDAISLYWFTNSAASSGRIYWENRSATFAGPKLTLPVAVTVFPRDIPRLPRSWIEDTYRHLIHYGEADKGGHFAAWEQPEILVGEIRTGLRTLRS; encoded by the coding sequence ATGACCACACCGCCGACCTCGGCCCTCGTCCGCCCGTTCACCGTCTCGATCCCGGATTCGGAGATCGACGACCTGAAGCAGCGACTGGCCAGAACTCGATGGCCGGATCCGGAAACGGTGGGCGACTGGTCGCAAGGGGTTCGCGTGGAGAACGCCAGATCTCTGGTCGGCTACTGGGAGCGCGGCTACGACTGGCGGCGCTTCGAGTCCGAGCTCAATCGCTTCCCCCAGTTCCTGACGGAGATCGATGGGCTGGACATCCACTTCATCCACGTCAGGTCCCAGCATCCCCACGCGATGCCGCTGATCCTCACGCACGGATGGCCGGGCTCGATCGTCGAGTTCATGAAGCTGATCGGCCCGTTGACCGATCCGGTGTCGTTCGGAGGAGACGCCGCCGATGCGTTCGACGTCGTCGTCCCGTCGCTCCCCGGGTTCGGGTTCTCCCAGAAGCCCACGGAGACCGGGTGGACTGTCTCGCGCATCGCAAGCGCGTGGGCGGAGCTGATGAAGCGTCTCGGCTACTCGAGATGGGCCGCGCAAGGCGGCGATTGGGGTGCCGTCGTCACCACTACCCTCGGGGCCATGCAGCCTGAGGGGCTTCTCGGAATTCACCTGAACACCCAGTACGCCTTTCCCGCACAGATGCCCGACACGTTGTCGCCCGAACAGCGCCACGCCGTGGAGACGCTCGCCCACTACACCGGCGATCTCGGGGGGTCGAACCACCTTCAGGGCACGAAGCCGGAGACGGTCGGATTCGCCCTGGCGGACTCTCCCGCTGGTCAGGCGGCTTGGATCTACGAGAAGTTCCAGTCCAAGACGGACAACCACGGACTCGCCGAGGATGCCCTCAGCAGGGACGACATGCTCGACGCGATATCCCTCTACTGGTTCACCAACAGCGCGGCGTCGTCCGGCCGCATCTACTGGGAGAACAGATCGGCCACTTTCGCCGGCCCGAAGCTGACGCTTCCCGTTGCGGTGACCGTCTTCCCGAGGGACATCCCCCGCCTGCCGCGAAGCTGGATCGAAGACACCTACCGCCATCTGATCCACTACGGCGAGGCCGACAAGGGCGGCCACTTCGCGGCTTGGGAACAGCCCGAAATCCTGGTCGGCGAAATCCGCACCGGCCTGCGCACCCTTCGTTCCTGA
- a CDS encoding Gfo/Idh/MocA family protein: protein MSRALRLGALGCSSIAARRTLPAAAAVPELTLTAVAARAPEKAREFAARFHATATTYDELLAGSDVDAVYVSLPTSLHHEWARKALLAGKHVLCEKPLTLDLEQAEDLAGLATERNLVLRENFTFVHHPQHTRVRELLDAGRLGELRTFTASFGIPPLPADDIRYQPSLGGGALLDVGVYPLRAALFLLGPDLRVTGATLRYDDGGVDVAGHVLLTSASGVTASLDFGFQHSYRSRYDLWGSAASLSLDRAFTPPPGRQPVLRIEEQDHVEELWLPPAHQFELSLRSFAVAALAGRDESEAAWLSSSLDTARLADEVFASAAGVSDDRTVTR from the coding sequence GTGAGCCGCGCGCTGCGCCTGGGTGCGCTGGGCTGCTCGTCGATCGCCGCGCGGCGCACGCTGCCCGCCGCGGCCGCCGTGCCGGAGCTGACCTTGACCGCCGTTGCGGCCCGCGCGCCGGAGAAGGCACGGGAGTTCGCCGCGCGCTTCCACGCCACCGCGACGACCTACGACGAACTGCTCGCCGGCTCCGACGTCGACGCCGTGTACGTCTCGCTGCCGACCAGCCTGCACCACGAATGGGCCCGGAAAGCCCTGCTGGCCGGGAAGCACGTGCTGTGCGAGAAGCCGCTCACGCTCGACCTCGAGCAGGCCGAGGACCTGGCCGGGCTGGCCACCGAGCGGAACCTGGTGCTGCGCGAGAACTTCACGTTCGTGCACCACCCCCAGCACACGCGGGTGCGCGAGCTGCTCGACGCCGGCCGGCTCGGCGAGCTCCGGACGTTCACCGCGTCGTTCGGCATCCCGCCGCTGCCCGCCGACGACATCCGCTACCAGCCGTCGCTCGGCGGCGGGGCCCTGCTCGACGTCGGGGTCTACCCGCTGCGCGCCGCGCTCTTCCTGCTGGGCCCCGACCTCCGGGTCACCGGCGCCACCCTGCGGTACGACGACGGCGGCGTGGACGTCGCCGGGCACGTGCTGCTCACCTCGGCGAGCGGGGTCACCGCGTCCCTCGACTTCGGGTTCCAGCACAGCTACCGCTCGCGGTACGACCTCTGGGGCAGCGCCGCCTCGTTGTCGCTCGACCGCGCCTTCACGCCGCCGCCGGGGCGCCAACCCGTGCTGCGCATCGAAGAGCAGGACCACGTCGAAGAGCTGTGGCTGCCGCCGGCGCATCAGTTCGAGCTGTCGCTGCGCTCGTTCGCCGTCGCCGCGCTCGCCGGGCGCGACGAGTCCGAAGCGGCCTGGCTCTCCTCCTCCCTCGACACCGCGCGGCTCGCCGACGAAGTGTTCGCGAGCGCGGCCGGCGTGTCCGACGACCGGACGGTGACCCGCTGA